From a single Paraburkholderia sp. D15 genomic region:
- the bamB gene encoding outer membrane protein assembly factor BamB, with protein sequence MNLLKRYAVPVACAMTVLTLAACSSAKDDRRVPTPLTEFKPVLDVQQAWKASVGKAGRYLFSPVAVGNAVYAAGANGSVAKIDAQTGKDIWRVKLHDDLSAGVGSDGTLTAVGGLKGDVYVLGADGKQLWTAKAPGEIISPPLVGNGLVVVRTVDGQIVAFNSQTGELKWNYRNRAVPLNLRVSSGMTFAGDAAVLAGFPGGAFAAINVQTGDNYWQTPVSYPKGVTEVERINDVTGPPTLVGSETCAVTFQGQIGCFDANSGRALWEKAFSSTSGLAQDDRAVVAADDWSVVSAFDVTSGAPLWKNDKLKNRELGVPYLLGRAAVLGDYQGYVHFLSRDDGTLVARVKTDGSPITSAPVLAGDTLVVQTHDGDLYGYRPR encoded by the coding sequence ATGAATCTGCTGAAACGTTACGCTGTGCCCGTTGCCTGCGCGATGACCGTGCTCACCCTGGCGGCTTGCTCATCCGCGAAAGACGACCGCCGCGTGCCGACGCCGCTCACCGAGTTCAAACCCGTGCTCGACGTGCAGCAGGCGTGGAAGGCGAGCGTCGGCAAGGCCGGCCGTTATCTGTTCTCGCCGGTCGCGGTCGGCAACGCGGTGTATGCGGCGGGCGCGAACGGCTCGGTTGCGAAGATCGACGCGCAAACCGGCAAGGACATCTGGCGCGTGAAGCTGCACGACGACCTGTCGGCCGGTGTCGGCAGCGACGGTACGCTGACCGCGGTCGGCGGCCTGAAGGGCGACGTCTACGTGCTCGGCGCGGACGGCAAGCAACTGTGGACCGCGAAGGCGCCGGGCGAAATCATCTCGCCGCCGCTGGTCGGCAATGGCCTCGTGGTGGTGCGTACGGTCGACGGTCAGATCGTCGCGTTCAACTCGCAGACCGGCGAGTTGAAGTGGAACTACCGCAATCGCGCGGTGCCGCTGAATCTGCGCGTGTCGTCGGGCATGACGTTCGCGGGTGACGCGGCAGTGCTGGCCGGCTTCCCGGGCGGCGCGTTCGCGGCGATCAACGTGCAGACCGGCGACAACTACTGGCAAACGCCGGTGTCGTATCCGAAGGGCGTGACGGAAGTGGAGCGCATCAACGACGTGACCGGTCCGCCCACGCTGGTCGGCTCGGAAACCTGCGCGGTGACGTTCCAGGGCCAGATTGGCTGCTTCGACGCGAACTCGGGCCGTGCGCTGTGGGAAAAAGCGTTCTCGAGCACGAGCGGTCTCGCGCAGGACGATCGTGCGGTCGTCGCGGCGGACGACTGGTCGGTGGTCTCCGCATTCGACGTCACCAGCGGCGCGCCGCTGTGGAAGAACGACAAGCTGAAGAACCGCGAACTCGGCGTGCCGTATCTGCTGGGCCGCGCGGCGGTGCTGGGCGACTACCAGGGCTACGTGCACTTCCTGTCGCGCGACGACGGCACGCTCGTCGCCCGTGTGAAGACCGACGGCAGCCCGATCACGTCGGCGCCGGTGCTGGCCGGCGACACGCTGGTCGTGCAGACGCACGACGGCGATCTGTACGGTTACCGCCCGCGTTAA
- a CDS encoding tetratricopeptide repeat protein, with translation MSYHDEQESIESLKAWWTQWGNATTWIVLVVLVAAAGWNGWNFWQRRQAAEAAVLYDQVQQAEASGDKAKVTRVATDMEDKFSGTAYAQMTALGAAKALYAAGDEAGAKAQLQWTIDHAKDDEFKQIAKLRLASLLLDDKAYDQGLALLAEPQSDAFKGLVANGRGDLLAAQGKRDDARTAYKLALDSLSKNDSSARQLIQFKLDALGG, from the coding sequence ATGAGTTACCACGACGAACAAGAATCGATTGAAAGTCTGAAGGCATGGTGGACGCAGTGGGGCAATGCAACCACGTGGATCGTGCTGGTGGTGCTGGTGGCGGCCGCGGGCTGGAACGGCTGGAATTTCTGGCAGCGGCGCCAGGCGGCGGAAGCCGCCGTGCTGTATGACCAGGTCCAGCAGGCGGAGGCGTCGGGCGACAAGGCGAAAGTCACGCGCGTCGCGACCGACATGGAAGACAAGTTCAGCGGCACCGCGTACGCGCAGATGACCGCGCTGGGCGCGGCCAAGGCGCTGTACGCGGCCGGCGACGAAGCCGGTGCGAAGGCCCAGTTGCAATGGACCATCGATCACGCGAAGGACGACGAGTTCAAGCAGATCGCCAAACTGCGCCTCGCCTCGCTGCTGCTCGACGACAAGGCCTACGATCAGGGTCTCGCGCTGCTCGCCGAACCGCAATCCGACGCGTTCAAGGGTCTCGTGGCGAATGGCCGCGGCGACCTGCTGGCCGCGCAAGGCAAGCGGGACGATGCACGCACGGCCTACAAGCTCGCGCTCGACTCGCTGTCGAAAAACGATAGCTCCGCACGTCAGCTGATCCAGTTCAAGCTGGACGCGCTGGGCGGCTGA
- the hisS gene encoding histidine--tRNA ligase encodes MTEQKKKLEKLSGVKGMNDILPQEAGLWEFFEATVKSMLRSYGYQNIRTPIVEHTQLFKRGIGEVTDIVEKEMYSFTDALNGENLTMRPENTAAVVRAAIEHNMLYDGPKRLWYIGPMFRHERPQRGRYRQFHQVGVEALGFAGPDADAEIIMMCQRLWDDLGLMGIKLELNSLGLAHERAAHRVELIAYLEKHMDVLDEEAKRRLYTNPLRVLDTKNPAMQEVAQNAPKLIDFLGEESRAHFEGLQRILKANNIPFTINPRLVRGLDYYNLTVFEWVTDKLGAQGTVAAGGRYDPLIEQLGGKPTGACGWAMGVERILELLKEDQLVPEDEGCDVYVVHQGEAAREQAFIIAERLRDTGLDVILHCSADGQTASFKSQMKRADASGAAFAVVLGEDEIANGTVGVKPLRAAGDDAASGGKSEQQNVPAENLTEYLINAMVASAEDGDD; translated from the coding sequence ATGACTGAACAGAAGAAAAAGCTCGAGAAGTTGTCCGGCGTGAAGGGCATGAACGACATCCTTCCGCAGGAAGCCGGGCTGTGGGAATTTTTCGAAGCGACCGTCAAGTCGATGCTGCGTTCGTACGGATACCAGAATATCCGCACGCCGATCGTCGAGCATACGCAGCTGTTCAAGCGCGGCATCGGCGAAGTGACCGATATCGTCGAGAAAGAGATGTACAGCTTCACCGACGCGTTGAACGGTGAAAACCTGACCATGCGTCCGGAAAACACCGCCGCCGTGGTGCGCGCGGCGATCGAGCACAACATGCTGTACGACGGCCCGAAGCGCCTGTGGTACATCGGTCCGATGTTCCGCCACGAGCGTCCGCAGCGCGGCCGTTACCGCCAGTTCCATCAGGTGGGCGTGGAAGCGCTGGGCTTCGCCGGTCCGGACGCGGACGCTGAAATCATCATGATGTGCCAGCGTCTGTGGGACGACCTCGGTCTGATGGGCATCAAGCTCGAACTGAATTCGCTGGGTCTCGCGCACGAACGCGCGGCGCATCGCGTCGAGCTGATCGCCTACCTCGAAAAGCACATGGACGTGCTCGACGAGGAAGCGAAGCGCCGTCTCTACACGAACCCGCTGCGCGTGCTGGACACGAAGAATCCGGCCATGCAGGAAGTCGCGCAGAACGCGCCGAAGCTGATCGATTTTCTCGGCGAGGAATCGCGCGCGCACTTCGAGGGGCTGCAACGCATCCTGAAGGCGAACAACATTCCGTTCACGATCAATCCGCGTCTCGTGCGCGGTCTCGATTATTACAATCTGACCGTGTTCGAATGGGTGACCGACAAGCTCGGCGCGCAGGGCACGGTGGCCGCCGGCGGCCGCTACGATCCGCTCATCGAACAGCTGGGCGGTAAGCCGACCGGCGCGTGCGGCTGGGCGATGGGCGTCGAGCGCATTCTCGAATTGCTGAAGGAAGACCAGCTCGTGCCGGAAGACGAGGGTTGCGACGTGTATGTCGTCCATCAGGGCGAGGCGGCGCGCGAACAGGCTTTCATCATCGCCGAGCGGCTGCGCGATACGGGTCTCGACGTGATCCTGCATTGCAGCGCCGACGGTCAGACCGCCAGCTTCAAGTCGCAGATGAAGCGTGCCGACGCGAGCGGCGCCGCCTTCGCGGTGGTGCTCGGCGAGGACGAGATCGCGAACGGCACGGTCGGCGTCAAGCCGCTGCGCGCGGCGGGCGATGACGCGGCGAGCGGTGGTAAGAGCGAGCAACAGAACGTGCCCGCCGAAAACTTGACCGAATATCTAATCAATGCGATGGTTGCATCCGCCGAAGACGGCGACGACTGA